Genomic DNA from Streptomyces venezuelae:
GGCCGGCGTCTCCCAAGCCACCGTCTCCCTCGTACTCGGCGACAAATGGCGCGGCCGCGTCGCCGAACCCACCGCCGAACGTGTCCGCACCGCCGCCCGCGAACTCGGCTACCGCCCCAACCTCGCCGCCCGCAACCTCCGCCTGGGCCGCACCCGCACAGCACTGCTCGTCGTCCCCGAACTCACCAACGAGTTCTTCGCCCACGTCTACACCGGAGTCGCCCGCATCGCCGCCCGCCACGGCTTCGGCGTCGTCCTCTACCCCTCCCCCGACGGCATCGGCCCCGCCCGCGACCCCTTCGCCTCCGCCCGCGCCTCCCTCGACGGCGTCCTCGCCTCCTCCATGGCCTCCGACGCCCTCGCCACCATCCGCGGCGACGACCTCCCCCTCGTCATGCTCGACAGCGACCCCGCCGGCAGCCTCGGCGCCGCCACCGTCAACCTCGACCTCGCCGACGGCATGCGCCAGGTCACCGAGCATCTCCTCGCCCTCGGCCACCGCGACTTCCTCCACCTGGCCGCCGACGTCGACTCCTGGACCTTCGACGTCCGCGCCGAAGCGTTCGCCCGCACCCTCCGCGGCACCCGCACCGCCGTACGCCGCGTCGCCGCCCCGCTGAACGTCGAAGGCGCCCGCGCCGTCGCCGAAGCCGCCCTCTCCGGACCCGGACCCCGCCCCACCGCCATCGTCTGCGACGACGACTTCCTCTCCGCCGGCGCCTGCAAAGCCGCGCGACGCCTCGGCCTGCGCGTCCCCGAGGACGTCTCGGTGACAGGCTTCGACGACCTCACCCTGGCGACCGCAGTAGAACCCGAACTGACCACGGTCCGACTCCCCGCCGAACGCTTCGGCGAACGCGCCATGGAGTCCCTGATCGCCGTCCTGGAAGGCCGCGAGCCCGACGCCACCCCGCTCCCCGTCGAACTGGTCGTACGCGGCTCCACGGGCCCCGCGCGCTGACTCAGCACACGAAAAAGCGCCCCGCGCCCCGGCCCAGAGGCCGGAACACGGGGCGCACGCCCGCGCGGACTACTCGACGTCTCCACCCGACTTCGGCGCGGAGCCCGCATCCGTATCGGTCGGCGCGTCCGTCGCACCGCCCTCGTCGAGCAGCCGCGACAACTGACGGCCCACGATCCGCTTGAACT
This window encodes:
- a CDS encoding LacI family DNA-binding transcriptional regulator; translation: MSPVRRSTSEREVTVAGPLQEAGAPRPTSRDVARAAGVSQATVSLVLGDKWRGRVAEPTAERVRTAARELGYRPNLAARNLRLGRTRTALLVVPELTNEFFAHVYTGVARIAARHGFGVVLYPSPDGIGPARDPFASARASLDGVLASSMASDALATIRGDDLPLVMLDSDPAGSLGAATVNLDLADGMRQVTEHLLALGHRDFLHLAADVDSWTFDVRAEAFARTLRGTRTAVRRVAAPLNVEGARAVAEAALSGPGPRPTAIVCDDDFLSAGACKAARRLGLRVPEDVSVTGFDDLTLATAVEPELTTVRLPAERFGERAMESLIAVLEGREPDATPLPVELVVRGSTGPAR